GTTCCATCGAAATAGAAGGTTTGCTTGACGAACACGTAAAAAAGTTGCGTTTGAATGGTGTAATCGAAATAGCCGGAGCGGGTTCTGTATTGAATGGCATCCTTGTGTTGGAAAATGGCCCGGCCTGTATGATCAAGCTTCCGAAAAAGGAAAACGGTGGAGGGAGCTTATGGGACTTCGCCGCAACAGCCTGTATCTATAAGGAAATGGGCTTACCCGCTACAGATTTTCAAGGAGGAAGACTGGACCTGAACAGAAAGGATGGAACTTTTATGAATAAAGAAGGCGTCTTTTATTCCAATTTAATTCAAAGATAAAGAGGGATATTCATCCTTAACGATATTCCTACCTGATGTAAAGGGATTAACAATCATACGATTCAATATTTGAACGCAGGCAAGAATAATCATAGGTAGTGGTTCACTAAGGGCGAACATTATGTTTGTACTTAATTCGTATTTTTGTTTAAGAGCAAATAGGTTTAGCGCCATTACTCGTGCAGGAACTACTGCTTTTCAAATTGATATTCATAAACTGACAAGATGAAACCTAAAGAATTAATTAAAAAGTGGGTTGAAACTTTTAATGAGGGAAATGCAGATAAGATTTCTGATTTTTACCACCATGATGCCATCAATCATCAAGTCTCCAATAAGCCTGTTGTAGGGAAAAAAGCGATTCGGGAAATGTTTGAACATGAATTTAATCAAGCGGAAATGACTTGTATTATTGAAAATATTTTTGAGGATAAAGATTGGGGAATATTAGAATGGAAGGACCCTTTAGGACTTCGTGGATGTGGGTTTTTTAAAATTGACAATGGCAAGATCAAATTTCAAAGAGGATATTGGGACAAATTATCGTTTTTGAGGATGCATAAACTCCCGATTCCGAGAGAATGAAAAATGTTCCAGTGCGAATATTGGCTTTCTTGAATACGGGTGGATTTTCATATGGAAAGAATCTCGTATGATTAGAGATATAGATGCTATGGTAGTTTAGAAAATTATAGAAATAAAATCATTAAAAATGAAAGAAAATAAAGCCGTCATTATCCCGACTTTGCGATACAAAAATCCACAAATGGCAATTGACTGGTTGTGCAAGGCTTTCGGATTTGAAAAACACTTGATCGTTGAAGGAGAGAATAAAACCATTACCCATGCGCAACTGGTCTATGGTAATTCTATGATTATGCTAGGTGCTGACAATGGGAACGAATATGATAATCTTGTAAAAACCCCAGAAAGCCTGAAGGGAACTAACACTCAGGCACCTTATATTCTTGTTGAGAAAATAGATGAGCATTATGAGAGGGCCGTTGCTACCGGTGCAAAGATTTTAATAGACATTAAAGATGAAGAATACGGCGGACGTGGCTATACTTGCCAGGATACTGAACAGTATATTTGGAACTTTGGATCATACGACCCTTGGACCGCGAACGAATTTTGAAAATTAATTAACTTTATTTCCATAACTAATGGTTCTATGACCCTTTTCAACAATTGAATTATGAGATATTATCTGACCTTACTTTTAGCTTTTTTTTGTTTTAATCATGTATTCTGTCAAACTGAATCTAATTTATTTGAGTACAACAATAAGACAAACAGGACAGGAGTTATTGTACAGAGCCGGGAAATAGATTCTGTTACCCTCTTTGAGAAGGTGGTCCTTGATGGTTTTGATTCCAAAATACCTTTTTATCACTACGTAAATAAGAGAAAGGTCAAGAATAAATATGTATTCTTACTTCATGGTTTAGGTGATTCCAAAGAAGATTGGGTGTCTCCGTCAGAACCATATCTTGCCTGGAGCAGGAATACTACTTCAATAAAAGATTCTCTATTGACACTTGGTTATAATTTGATCATTCCTGATGCCAAATTTCATGGTGAAAGAAGTTATGAACTGGATTTCAGACCCCCGGAATCCTTACCGCCCGTCATATCAAGAAATGTCAATGATAGCCAGCTTTTTAAAACAATGATGACATCAACAGTTAAGGATTTAAGGATCATTATGGATTATATCCAAAATCGTAATTCGAATCCTGACCAATCTTTTGGAGTTCTTGGATATAGCATGGGTGGTAATATTGCTATTGTATTAAGTGCTTCTGACGATCGAATATCCTGTGTTGTTGCATGTGTCCCACCAATTAACTTACCCGCCAGGGGAATGGAATCCTTTAATTGGCCCAAAGAGATAATTCAAGGACAAATTGATATTACACCTATGAAATATGGAACATTGCAATCTGCTCCCATCATTCTACTGATGGGTAAAAAGGATTATTTTTCCACGGAAGAGGAGGTGTCAGGATTCTATGAACAAGTGGGAATAAAAGAAAAAGAATTGAAATATTTTGACTCTGGCCATATTCTGCCTGATGCATATAAAATTGACGCGATTCGGTGGATGATTGATTACAACAATTAGGGTAAAAAGCGTTAAGTCAACTATTGTTGCGCCTTAAATAACAGCGGTTATATGACGATCAGACAAGAAACTTCTAAGGATTATAAAGATGTTTTTTACCTCATCGAAAAAGCGTTTAGATCTGAACAGTACAGTGACCATAAAGAACAGTTTTTAGTGGAGCGATTAAGAAAGTCGGATGCTTTTATTCCTGAACTTTCATTGGTAGCAGAAGTTGAGGGAAAAATTGTGGGACACATTTTACTTACAAAACTGAAAATTAAAAATGCGGCGGATTCATTTGACTCACTGGCTCTTGCTCCTGTTACTGTTTTACCGGAATTTCAGGGAATTGGGATTGGCGGGAAACTAATAGCGGAATCACACAAAAGGGCAAAAGAGTTAGGGCATGAATCAATCGTTCTTCTGGGTCACGAAAGTTATTATCCAAAATTTGGTTACCAGCGAGCGGATAAATTTGAAATTGAATTACCCTTTAAAGTGCCGAAGGAAAACTGTATGGTGATCGAACTTGTCGAAAATGGTTTGAATGGAGTGAGCGGAATGGTTGAATATCCTAAAGAGTTTAATGAATAAGATAAAATTCGGTGACATGCACAAATCGTTAGGCCTTTATGTAACAAGAAAGTCCGTAAATCGTCATCAATAAAACCAAACCGGAATTTAAAATGCAAAATACTTTATCAGATAATAGAGAAACCTGGAATACAATCTTTGTTTTTTTAGCTATTGTTACTGTTTTGAGTTCTCTATTTCATTATGCAATCGTTAATTTATATCCTTCAAGAATTTACATCGGAGGCCTGATGTGGTGTCCTGCCATAGCTGCAATAATTACGTTGAAACTGAAAAAAAGACCTATTTCTTCGCTACCTTGGAATTGGGGAAATTGGAAGTATATTCGACGTTCATATTTTATTCCTGCTCTATATGGATTAATCACTTATATACTTATCTGGATTTTAGGATTTGGAAGTTTAGCAGATAAGGAAGTCATTACAGACTGGGGGAAAGAACTTGGTTTAATAGGGATAGGAACTTTAAATCCAGCCTGGATAGTTATAATAGCGATAATTTTATCAGGAACTGTTGAAGTGATAAGGTCGTCGGCAACAACTTTAGGTGAAGAAATAGGGTGGCGTGGTTTTTTTATTTTCGAATTAAGAAAGGTTCTTTCATTTACAGGGGTCTCATTTTTTAGCGGAATTATCTGGGCAACCTGGCACTGGCCGGTAATTGTATATTATGGAGAAAATGTAATCTTAGAATTAGGAACTTTTTATGTTGTGATTATTGCCATGTCATTTATGATGACCTATTACACATTTAAATCCAAAAGCCTCTGGCCCGCTGTAATTTTTCATGCAGTAAGCAATGTCTATATTCAAAAAATCTTGCCAGAGTTAACCGTTAAAAACGAAGGAACCGAACATTGGCTTGGTGAATACGGAATTATGTTTGCCATTGTTACCTGTGTTTTTGGAATTTACTTTTGGAGAAAAGCAATTAAGGAAAAATTGTAAACAAAGAACACGGCCTAACTAAGTATCTCATGAAGTGAACCTTATTTCACCCGAATGAATTGCCAACATTAGGCTTTAGGACTTTTTTGTGACAATTGCGAATAAAAATATATTTTAAAAAACCAGAATTTAACAAATGAATAAAAATGAATTGATAGCCTTTTTTGAAAGTGACCTGAACAAGTTGATCACTGAAATAGAACTTTATAAAAATCAAGAAAACATTTGAATTATCATCTTGGTCAAATTAATTATCACAGGCGTCTTATAGATGAATGACGGAACCTCGAATAATAGGAAGAAGCTATAAAAATTATAATCATAAAATTATCAGAGCCTCTACCGCTGTAACCTATAAGTACTAAAGTTCAAAATGATAGATTTCAAAAAAAATATACAATCCGAGAGGGTATTCTTAAGACCCATGCAACTAGATGATTTTGAAGGAATGGTTAATCTTACAACAGATTCAGCAATGTGGTACTATTTCACTGCTGACCTGTCGGATGCAGCGATTCTCAAAAAATGGATTGAAAATGCCGTGAATGAACTTCATAGAAAAGAATCTCTTCCTTTTACAATTATTAGTCCCGAGAATGGCGAAATCATTGGAACCACTCGTATAGGAAATATATCCAGGATCCATAAACGTGTTGAGATCGGATGGACCTGGATAGCTAAAAAATACCAGGGAACTGGGATAAACGGGCACGTAAAAAAGTTATTGTTTGACTACCTTTTTAAAGAAACTGATACACTAAGAATTGAATTTAAGACGGACGTATTGAATATTCCTGCGAGAAAGGCCATGGAAAAAGCAGGTCTCACAAAAGAAGGAATTCTACGAAGTCATACTTTAATGACAAACAACCGAAGACGTGATACGCTGTATTACAGCATTCTGAAAGACGAATGGAAAAAGAAATAATCGGACATCATTGATATGATGGGCTCAGCAGGATTCGGATCTTTATCTAAATCCATTAAGGCTATGAAATTTCCTATCTTCGCTACGCTGAAGTTATAGCTGATTTTATAACAGCAATCCTTTCAAAAAAACGTTGCCCAACACACAAATCAATATTTTAAAAAATAAATTATGCCACACTTTGTACTTGATTGCTCTGAAAACATCATAAAGATGAAATCTCCAAAAGAAATTATTCAAAAAGTTTATGACACGGCAGAATCAACTGAACTTTTTGACAAAGGAGATATTAAGGTAAGAATCAATCCTTTTGAATTTTATACTATAGGAAATACCAAAGATGACTTTATACATATATTTGCGAATATAATGGAAGGGCGGTCTGTTTCTGAAAAAAGGAATCTATCCGAAAAAATCATCTCTGAATTGAAATTAATGTTTCCTGAAGTTCCAATTATTTCAATCAATATCAGGGATTTTGAAAAAGCAACTTACTGTAACAGATCCATGGTATAGATGACTTCTTAAACAATATTAAAAATGAAAAATATCTTTTTTGTATGTTTTTTTTAATCACATCCACGATTATTTCGAAGAACGCTCTCAGCGATTTGGAGGGGATGGCAGCATAGATGATAAAACAAAAAACGGTTTAATTTGGTTGGCATGGAACAGGAACAATTTTGAGTATTTCAGTTTTTTTATGACTGAATTTGAAGATGTATTGTCAACAAAAAGATATGACTCAGCCTATTGGCAAAATCGATTTGGACAATTTTATTTGGCGCATAAGGACTACAATAACGCCATTAAACATAACATCCGGCCCTTAATGGATAATGGAGGGGTATTAATGCTCTTACTCAATTAAAACAACATTATTGCAACACAGGTCAAAGTCTATCGTCATTATGTGAAAAACAGAAAATAATGACTAGAAAACTATTAAGTTCAATCTTTACAATGATGTTATTAATTGGATGTCAGACTGACCCAGGGGTTAATATTGAAACAAAGAAAAAAATTGAAACATTTGAGAATCTAACCGTTGGAACAAAGCAAAACATAACATCGGCTATTTTAAACGAAGAACGCCCCATAATAATTTCTTTACCAAAAGATTACGAGAACTCTAATGCTGACTACCCCGTTTTGTATTTAACAGACGGCCTTCAAAATATTTGGCATGCAATAGGAACATTGGAAGTACTTACAAGAACAGGTAGTGCACCACCCATGATTGTTGTTGGTATTGAAAGTACAAACAGGATGAGAGATTTCACCCTGACTGCAAATGAAAATATAACAGGAAGTGGGGGAGGAAAAAATTTTCTGGCATTTATTGAGAAAGAATTAATTCCATACATAGAGTCCAATTACAGAACAAATGACTACAGGGTATTGGAAGGACATTCTTTAGGTGGATTATTTACCGCCTCGACTCTAATGGAAAGACCTGATCTTTTCAGCAGTTTTATTATTATGAGCCCATCATTATGGTGGAATGGAGAAGAACTTACAGAGAAGGGGAAGGTGTTTTTCAAAGCCAATCCTGATCTGAACAAAGTGATGTTTTTTGGTATAGGGACTTATGAATCGTCACCTGATTACGGTATGAGAAAAGAACTGAAAAACTTTTTGGATGTCATTGCCGAAAATCAACCTGAGAATTTACGTTTCAATCGTAAAGAAATTGATTGGGAAGGGCATATGTCTTCTGTATTGTTATCAAACTATTACGGTTTGAAATATATTTTTTCGGATATGGCATTTGAAGAAAGCCTTTATGAGAATTATACCGATGAAAAGTTTTTAAAACACGAAAACAATATCATGGATAAATATGGAAAAGCTGCAAAGCAGTCAGCAGAATCTTACGTTAGTTTAGCATCATCATTAAGGCAACAGGAAAGATATTCGGAAGCAATTACGGTACTCAAAAGGAGTGTGACAGCTTATTCTTTTGATGTTGGTTTAATGAACTTTTTGGCCAACACGTATGAAAAGAACGATGATGTTGACGCAGCTATCGAAACTCTAAAAAAGGCAATAGCAACTTCTAAAGAAAATAATTACAACAGGGAAGAAGAGTTTGAAGATCAAATTAAACGGCTTTTAGGGGAAAAAGGGTCTTGAAGATGAAAAGATTCCCAATCTCTAAGTGAAAAAGTTGAAGTTTTGGCGTAGTGG
This DNA window, taken from Lutimonas zeaxanthinifaciens, encodes the following:
- a CDS encoding nuclear transport factor 2 family protein, whose amino-acid sequence is MKPKELIKKWVETFNEGNADKISDFYHHDAINHQVSNKPVVGKKAIREMFEHEFNQAEMTCIIENIFEDKDWGILEWKDPLGLRGCGFFKIDNGKIKFQRGYWDKLSFLRMHKLPIPRE
- a CDS encoding VOC family protein; amino-acid sequence: MKENKAVIIPTLRYKNPQMAIDWLCKAFGFEKHLIVEGENKTITHAQLVYGNSMIMLGADNGNEYDNLVKTPESLKGTNTQAPYILVEKIDEHYERAVATGAKILIDIKDEEYGGRGYTCQDTEQYIWNFGSYDPWTANEF
- a CDS encoding alpha/beta hydrolase family protein, with translation MRYYLTLLLAFFCFNHVFCQTESNLFEYNNKTNRTGVIVQSREIDSVTLFEKVVLDGFDSKIPFYHYVNKRKVKNKYVFLLHGLGDSKEDWVSPSEPYLAWSRNTTSIKDSLLTLGYNLIIPDAKFHGERSYELDFRPPESLPPVISRNVNDSQLFKTMMTSTVKDLRIIMDYIQNRNSNPDQSFGVLGYSMGGNIAIVLSASDDRISCVVACVPPINLPARGMESFNWPKEIIQGQIDITPMKYGTLQSAPIILLMGKKDYFSTEEEVSGFYEQVGIKEKELKYFDSGHILPDAYKIDAIRWMIDYNN
- a CDS encoding GNAT family N-acetyltransferase, whose product is MTIRQETSKDYKDVFYLIEKAFRSEQYSDHKEQFLVERLRKSDAFIPELSLVAEVEGKIVGHILLTKLKIKNAADSFDSLALAPVTVLPEFQGIGIGGKLIAESHKRAKELGHESIVLLGHESYYPKFGYQRADKFEIELPFKVPKENCMVIELVENGLNGVSGMVEYPKEFNE
- a CDS encoding CPBP family intramembrane glutamic endopeptidase → MQNTLSDNRETWNTIFVFLAIVTVLSSLFHYAIVNLYPSRIYIGGLMWCPAIAAIITLKLKKRPISSLPWNWGNWKYIRRSYFIPALYGLITYILIWILGFGSLADKEVITDWGKELGLIGIGTLNPAWIVIIAIILSGTVEVIRSSATTLGEEIGWRGFFIFELRKVLSFTGVSFFSGIIWATWHWPVIVYYGENVILELGTFYVVIIAMSFMMTYYTFKSKSLWPAVIFHAVSNVYIQKILPELTVKNEGTEHWLGEYGIMFAIVTCVFGIYFWRKAIKEKL
- a CDS encoding GNAT family N-acetyltransferase, with amino-acid sequence MIDFKKNIQSERVFLRPMQLDDFEGMVNLTTDSAMWYYFTADLSDAAILKKWIENAVNELHRKESLPFTIISPENGEIIGTTRIGNISRIHKRVEIGWTWIAKKYQGTGINGHVKKLLFDYLFKETDTLRIEFKTDVLNIPARKAMEKAGLTKEGILRSHTLMTNNRRRDTLYYSILKDEWKKK
- a CDS encoding 5-carboxymethyl-2-hydroxymuconate Delta-isomerase, yielding MPHFVLDCSENIIKMKSPKEIIQKVYDTAESTELFDKGDIKVRINPFEFYTIGNTKDDFIHIFANIMEGRSVSEKRNLSEKIISELKLMFPEVPIISINIRDFEKATYCNRSMV
- a CDS encoding alpha/beta hydrolase-fold protein, translating into MTRKLLSSIFTMMLLIGCQTDPGVNIETKKKIETFENLTVGTKQNITSAILNEERPIIISLPKDYENSNADYPVLYLTDGLQNIWHAIGTLEVLTRTGSAPPMIVVGIESTNRMRDFTLTANENITGSGGGKNFLAFIEKELIPYIESNYRTNDYRVLEGHSLGGLFTASTLMERPDLFSSFIIMSPSLWWNGEELTEKGKVFFKANPDLNKVMFFGIGTYESSPDYGMRKELKNFLDVIAENQPENLRFNRKEIDWEGHMSSVLLSNYYGLKYIFSDMAFEESLYENYTDEKFLKHENNIMDKYGKAAKQSAESYVSLASSLRQQERYSEAITVLKRSVTAYSFDVGLMNFLANTYEKNDDVDAAIETLKKAIATSKENNYNREEEFEDQIKRLLGEKGS